The DNA region GCGAGTACCCGCATCACCGCGTCACCCCCGGCTGGAACACCGGCACGCGCACGACGATCCGGGTGCCCGCCTCGGGCGCGGTCTCCACCACCAGGCCGTACCACGCACCGTAGACATTCCTCAGTCGACGGTCCACATTGGCCAGTCCGATGCTGCCCGCGCGGCCGTGGCCGGCCAGGATCGCCTCGGCCACCGCGGGGTCCATCCCCACCCCGTCGTCCTCCACGCTGATCACGCAGTCGTTGCCCTCCGCCTCGCCGCGCACCTGCACGACGCCGTCGCCCGCGCGGGGCTCGATGCCGTGTCGGACCGCGTTCTCCACCAATGGCTGCAACACCAGATAAGGGATGGTCACGGCCAGGACCTCCGGGGCGACCCGGATCTGCACCCGCAGCCGGTCGCCGAGCACCGCGCGCTGCAGCGCCAGGTAGGTCTCGATGGCGTGGAACTCGTCGGCCAGGGTGGTGAACTCGCCGTGGCTGGCCAGGCTGTAGCGGTTGTAGTCGGCGAAGTCGAGCATCAGCTCGCGGGACCGCTCGGGGTCGGAGTGCACCAGCGAGGCGATCACGGTCAGCGCGTTGTAGACGAAGTGCGGGGAGATCTCCGCCCGCAGCGCCCGCAGCTCGGCCTGGGCGGCGTACTCGGCCGAGGCCTCCAGCCGGGCCCGCTCCAGCGCCGCGACGATCCACTCGGCCACCTCGCGGATCGCCGACGCCCGACCCGCGCCGAAGATGATCAGCACCCCCGCGAGTTCGTCGTGGACATGCAGCGGCAACACCAGCAGCGGCGAGCGGCCCGCCCTGGTCTCGGTGTGCATGACCTCCTGCATGAGGGCCGCGACCCGGTCGACCGGGGCGGCCTTGCCCGACCAGACCGGCTGCCCCGACAGGTCGGCCAGGGCCACGCCCTCGACGTCGAGCAGCTTGCGCACGCCGCGCGCGACCTGGCGGACCCGGGTACCCGCCAGCCCATCGGACAGATCGTCGGCGATCTGGCGGGCGGTACCCAGCACAGCGGCGGCATCGGCCCGGGACGCCCATGGCGACCAGGACCGTGTCGGCGGCTGCGCTGGCACGGACATGGGACGATGTTAGGGGACGGTCGCCCGCGCGCCACCACTCATCGACCGTTCGTCCCCCGCCCCGCACCGTCCGTCGCCGTGGCCCCACCTGGGCTCGGCCCGTTCCTAACGTTGGCGGCCACCGACGGGCATTTGCGGGAGCAGCAATGGACTCACAGACCTTGGCCAACCTGATGGACGAACGGCGCACCTTCGCCCCAAGCGCGCAGTTCCGCGCCTCGGCGAACGCCACCGCCCAGCTCTACGCGGAAGCCGATACCGACCGCGACGCCTTCTGGGCCACCCAGGCCAGGCGGCTGAGCTGGGCGACCGAGTGGTCCCAGGTCCTGGACTGGTCCGACGCGCCGTTCGCCAAGTGGTTCGTCGGCGGCACCCTCAACGTCGCCTACAACTGCGTGGACCGCCACGTCGAGGCGGGCTTGGGCGACCGGGTGGCGATCCACTGGGAGGGCGAGGGCGCCGACACCCGCACCATCACCTACCGCGACCTGCGACAAGAGGTGTCGAGGACCGCCAACGGCCTCGCCTCCCTGGGTCTGGTCGCGGGCGATCGGGTGGCGATCCAACTCCCGATGATCCCCGAGGCCGTGTTCGCGATGCTCGCCTGCGCCCGCCTTGGCCTGGTCCACTCGGTCGTCTTCGGCGGCTTCTCCCCTACCGCGCTGCGCTCGCGCATCGACGACGCCCAGGCCAGGGTCCTGATCACGGCCGACGGCCAGTTCCGCCGAGGCGGCGCGGTGCCGATGAAGGCAGGTGTCGACGAGGCACTGGCCGACACCCCGTCGATCGAGCATGTCGTGGTGGTTCGGCGCACCGGCTCCACTGTGGACTGGACGGAGGGCCGTGACCTGTGGTGGCACGACCTGGTCGACCACCAGCCCGACACCCACACCCCGCAGGCGTTTGATGCCGAGCACCCGCTGTTCATCCTCTACACCTCAGGCACCACCGGGAATCCGAAAGGCATCCTGCACACCAGCGGCGGCTACCTGACGCAGGCCGCCTACACCCACAACGTGGTCTTCGACTTCAAACCGGAGACTGATGTCTACTGGTGCACCGCCGACATCGGCTGGGTGACCGGCCACTCTTACATCGTGTACGGCCCACTCGCCAACGGCGCCACCCAGGTGATCTACGAGGGCACCCCAGACACCCCACACCAGGGCCGCCACTGGGAGATCATCCAGAAGTACGGGGTGTCGGTGTATTACACGGCCCCGACCCTGATCCGCACCTTCATGAAGTGGGGCGACTCGATCCCCGCCGAGTACGACCTGACATCGCTGCGGGTCCTCGGCAGCGTCGGCGAGCCGATCAACCCCGAAGCCTGGATGTGGTACCGCGAACACGTCGGCGATGACCGCTGCCCCATCGTGGACACCTGGTGGCAAACCGAAACCGGCGCCATGATGATCAGCCCACTCCCAGGGGTGACCTCAACCAAGCCAGGGTCCGCGCAGCGCGCACTACCGGGAATCAGCGCCACCGTCGTGGACGACTCAGGCACCCCGGTCGGCCCGGGCGGCGGCGGCTACCTGGTCCTTGACAAGCCCTGGCCCGCGATGCTGCGGGGCATCTGGGGCGACGAGGACCGCTTCCGCGAGACCTACTGGTCCCGCTTCGCCGACCAGGGCTTCTACTTCGCAGGCGACGGCGCCAAATACGACGCCGACGGCGACATTTGGCTACTGGGCCGGGTGGACGACGTGATGAACGTGTCCGGCCACCGAATCTCCACCACAGAGGTCGAGTCCGCCCTGGTCTCCCACCCAAGCGTCGCCGAGGCAGCGGTAGTCGGCGCGGCGGATGAGACCACCGGCCAGGGCATCGTCGCCTTCGTCATCCTGCGCGGCGGCGCCGAGGGTGCGGTGCAGGAACTACGAGATCACGTGGCCAAGGAAATCGGCCCAATCGCCAAACCACGCCAAGTGCTCGTCGTGCCAGAACTCCCGAAAACCCGCTCCGGCAAGATCATGCGAAGGCTTCTCCGCGACATCGCCGAAAACCGCGAAGTAGGCGACACAACCACCCTGGCCGACAGCTCGGTAATGGACCAAATCGCAAAGGGTCTGAGCTAAAAACCCACCCAAGGCAGGGCCCCCGAAAACGCGACGGTCCGTACGGAACGGCCTGTTTGGGTGGTTCGCCTTGATTTGGGGGAAATGGGCCTAAAATCGCGGTGCGGGTGAGGTTCCTTGAGCTCGCCTTTTGACCCGCACAGGCCCATTTCTAGGGGCCCCAAATCAAGGCGAACCACCCAAACAGGCGCCCACCAGCAAACTGGCCCACCTGCGGACTAGCACTGGGCCGATCCACCGAGCCGATCCACCGCGACGGACCTAGAGTCGAGGGACGAGCCGAAGGAGGTAAGCCAGATGAGTGGACGAGTCGTGCACTTCGAGATCCCGTTCGACGACGGCGACCGGGCCAGGGCCTTCTACCAGGAGGTGTTCGGCTGGCAGATCCAAGAGATGCCCGAGATGAACTACACGATGGTGTCCACCGGACCCAGCGGCGAACAGGGACCGACCGAGTCCGGGTACATCAACGGCGGCATGATGGCCAGGGCAGGCGGCCAGTGGTCCCCCACCCCGGTCCTCGTGGTCGACGTCGCCAGCATCGATGACGCGCTGACCGAGGTCGGCAAGCGCGGCGGCAAGACGGTGACCGAGAAGATGGCGGTCGGCGACATGGGATTCGCGGCGTACTTCACTGATCCCGAGGGCAATGTGATGGGTCTGTGGGAGACCGCGAAGGCGTAACTCAGCAGGCATCCTCAACTCACGTGCCTTGTCCGACGTTGGGGTGGCGGCGCCGTGACCTGATGGAGTGGGGCGGGCACACCGCGTAGGGTGTGGAAGATCGACCCCCGAGGAGGCCACCGTGGCACGTCTGCGCCCTGAACTGCTCGCTACCGTCGCCGAGCGGATCACCGCCGCGATGGGTGGTGAGCAGGTCGCGCAGGCGGTCACCCGCTTCCTGACCAACACCGCCGAGACCACGGTGTCCGAGCAGCCCGACGGCACCACGTACGTGATCACCGGCGACATCCCGGCGATGTGGCTGCGCGACTCGGCCGCGCAGCTGCGTCCGCTGCTCTACCTGGTGGAAGAGGCGCCGGAGCTGGTCAAGCTGCTGACCGGGCTGCTGCTGCGGCAGTGGCGCTACATCACGATCGACCCGTACGCCAACGCGTTCAACCTCGAACCCAACGGCCGGGGCCACCACTCCGACCGCACGAAGATGGATCCGATCGTGTGGGAGCGCAAGTTCGAGATCGACTCGCTGACCTACGGCATCGACTTCGCCTACCTGCTGTGGAAGGCGACCGGCAGCACGGACTGGTGTGAGTCAACCTTCCGCACGGCCGCGCGCCGGATCGTGGACACCTTCACCGTCGAGCAGGACCACGAGACCCGCTCGCACTACCGGTTCCGCCGCGGCGGCTGGTTCGCCCATGGCCGCAACACGCTGGGACGCTTCGGCAAGGGCAGGCTGACGAAGCCCACTGGCCTGGTGTGGAGCGGGTTCCGGCCCAGCGACGACGCCTGCGACCTGGGTTTCAACATCCCCGGCAACTTCTACGCCGCCCGCGCGATGCGCCAGCTCGGCGAGATCGCCCGCGAGCTGCTCGACGACGACGCCCTCGCCGCCGACGCCGACCGCCTGCACCGGGAGATGACCGCGGGCTTGGCCGCGCACGCCACGGTGACCGGCCCGCGCGGCACGAAGGTCTACGCCTACGAGGTCGACGGCTTCGGCCGGTCGGTGTTGCTCGATGACGCCAACGTGCCCAGCCTGCTGTCGCTGCCGTACCTGGGCTGTGTCGACGCGCTCGACCCGGTATATGTGGCCACCCGCGAGTTCCTGCTGAGCCCGGACAACCCGTACTACTTCGACGGTACCGCGGCCGCCGGGATCGGCAGCCCGCACACGCCGTCGAACTACGTCTGGCCAATCGCGTTGAGCGTGCAGGGGCTGACGGCGACGACCAAGCAGGAGCAGGAGGACATCTTGGCGCTGCTGCTGGCGACCACGGGCGGCACCGGCATGATGCACGAGAGCTTCGACGTCAACAATCCCAACAGGTTCACCCGCGAGTGGTTCTCCTGGGCGAACTCGATGTTCTGCGAACTAGCTCTCGTCCACTGTGGATTCCGGCTGGCCGGTGGACAGAGTCCCGACTACCTGCCCTGAGTTCTCCGCGAACGCCTTCACCGCGGCCAGGGTGTAGTCGATGGAGTGGGTGTTGAAGCCGGGCCGGTCGGTCCGGCCGGTCACCTTCGGTCCCAGGAAGCGGCGGATGAACCAGCTGCCGACCCGGTACCAGTTCTCGGTGAGCACGCAGCCGGTGGCGGTCGGTTCCAGCACGTAGGACCATCGCGACACGCGCACGCCGAAGGGGCTGCGCACGTCGAAGGTCAGCAGCCGCTCTGGCACGCACTCGACGACGGTGGCGTTGGTGTGCCATTCGCGTTCGCCGTTGCGGTTGGTGCCGCGGAAGCGGGCGCCGACGGCAGGCCCGGTGCCGTCGACCCAGTGTCCGCCGACGTTCTCCGGGCTGAACCGGCCCATGTTGGGCAGGTCGGAGACCAGGCCCCACACGACATCGGCTCCGACCGCGATGGTCTTGCTCCGCGAAATCGTTGGCTCCACGGGGAAACGGTAGCCACGCCGCGGACCGCGGGACAACGGCCGCGGCGCAACACCGCACGGATGGAGCGGGTCAGGCGGAACGGCGGCGCAGCGCCACGATCCCGCCGCCCGCGAGCAGCACCACGAGCCCGCCGATGGCCCACGGCCACCACGGGGTCGACTCGGTCTCGGCCGCGACGGGCTGGGTGGCGGGCTGGGTCGTCGGGGCGACAGTGGTCGGCGCCAGGGTGGTCGTGGTGGTCGGCGGCGGTGTCGTGGTGGTCGGGATCGCCGCCGGGCTCAGGGTGAAGGTGTAGCTGTTGGACGTGGCGTCGCCGTCGTGGCCGGTGACCTTGTAGGCGACCTTGTACGCGCCCGCGACCGTCGGGGTGAACGGCACCGTCGCGGTCACCCCAGCCACCTGCACCGCGCCCGCGGCCGCCGCGCCGTCCGGACCGGTGATCGTCACCGTCGTGGTGGCGGGGGTGAGCGCCTCGGCGAAGGTCAGCGCGACCGCGGCCGGGGCCGCGTCGAGGGTGGCGCCCGCGGCGGGGGTGCTCGACTTGAGCGAGTTGTGCGCGAGCGCGGGGGTCGCGGTGGCCAGGACGAGCGCCACGGCGATGAGCAGGGCGCGGGCGGTGCGGGTCATGCGGGGAGCCTCTCGGTCGGGCGGTCGAGCGTCAAGCCGCCGCGCTGTCTGAGTGGTCGTCGGCGAGGACCCGCCGGTTCCCGGGGAGAAGAACGCGCATCCGGGTCGAGCGCACAGCATTGCCGGTCCTTCTCTGCTGCGGAACCTGCCCGGACGGACACGCTGTGCGCATGGATGCGACCTCCGACGTTGCGATCGCGCTCGCGGACTCCGGACCGGAGTCGACACTCCCGTTGGTGCTCAGCGCCGGCCAGGCAGGTATGTCCCTCGCGTCCTATCTCGCCGCTGAACGCGAGACCGTGCGCTCCCGGCTGCGGACCACCGGGGCCGTGCTGCTGCGCGGCTTCGAGGTCGGCGGGGTGGACGGGTTCGACCGGGTGGTGCGCGCGCTGTCGGGCACCCCGCTGACCTACGCGGAGCGGTCCTCGCCGCGCAGCACCATCAAAGGGCAGGTCTACACCTCGACGGACTACCCGCCGAGTGAGGAGATCTTCCTGCACAACGAGAACTCCTACCAGGCCACGTGGCCGCTGACGCTGTTCTTCTACTGCATGCAGCCGCCCATGACGCTGGGCTCGACTCCCCTGGCCGACATCCGCCAGGTCTACGCCGCGATCGACCCTGCGGTGCGCGACGAGTTCGCCCGGCGCGGGTGGATGGTGGTGCGCAACTTCATCGCCGGCGTCGGTGTGCCGTGGCAGCAGGCGTTCAACACCGAGGACCGCGCCCAGGTCGAGGCGTACTGCGCGCGCACCGGGGTCGAGGTCGAGTGGGTGGGCCGAACCGGCCTGCGCACCAGGGCCCGCCGCCAGGCCGTGCACACCCACCCGGTGACCGGCGAGACCGTCTGGTTCAACCACCTGGCCTTCTTCCACGTGACCACGCTCGCCGAGGACGTCTGCGCGGGCCTGCGGGAGATGTTCGACGAGGCCGACCTGCCGACCAACACCTACTACGGCGACGGCGCGCCGATCCCCGACGAGGTCGTGGCGCACCTGCGCGACTGCTACCGCGCCGCCCAGCGCCGGTTCGACTGGCGTCTGGACGACGTGCTGGTGGTGGACAACATGCTCGCCGCGCACGGCCGGGAGCCGTTCACCGGGCCGCGCAAGATCGCCGTGGCCATGGCCGAACCGTCCGCATGACCGTCCAGCTGTAGAAGACCAGGAGGCGATCGATGGCTACCGGCGGCTACCCGCTGTCATTCGCGCAGGAACAGTTGTGGTTCCTCGACCAGCTGCGGTCCGGGGCGGCGACGGAGTACCTGCTGCACCGGGCGTACCGGCTGCGTGGGCCGCTGGACACCGAGGTGTTCGCCGCGGCGCTGTCGGCGCTGTCGGAGCGCCACGAGATCCTGCGCACCCGCTACGACACCCACGGCGATGTCGCGGTGCAGATCATCGACGACCCGGCGCCGGTGGCGCCCGCGGTGATCGACCTGTCCGACGTGCCCGCGGCCGAGCGGGAGGACCGGGTCCGCGAGATCGGCGCCGACGTGCTGCGGATGCCGATCGACCTGCGCGAGCAGGCGCCGTGGCGGGTCACCCTGGTCCGCGTCGCCGCCGACGAAGTGGTGGTGCTGTTCAGCGTCCACCACATCGCCTTCGACGGCTGGTCGTGGAACGTCATGACCAGCGAGCTCACCACCATTTACAACGCCATCGCCGCCGGTGAGCCCTCGCCGCTGGTACCGCTGCCGCTGCAGTACGCCGACTACGCCGACTGGCAACGCGAGTGGTGGGACACCGCAGCGCCGACGCTGACCACGCAGCTGGACTACTGGCGGGGCCGCCTTGCCGGGCTGGAGCCGCTGGACCTGCCGACCGACCGGCCGCGGCCGCCGCGGTGGGACGCCGACGGCGACAGCTTCGAGTTCACCGTGCCCGCCGACGTGGCCGCCGCGGTGACCGCGGTCGGCAAGGCGTACGGCGCGACCCCGTTCATGGTCTACCTGGCCGCGTTCCAGCTGCTGCTGAGCCGCTACTCGCGCAAACAGGACATCGCGGTCGGGGTGTCGGTGGCCCGGCGCGACCAGGCCGAGCTCGATCAGCTGATCGGCCTGTTCCTCAACACGATCGTCCTGCGCACCGACCTGTCCGGCGGACCATCGTTCACCGACCTGCTGACCCGCGTCCGCGAGGTCACCCTCGACGCCTACGGCAACCAGGACATCCCGTTCGAGCGCGTCGTGGCCGACCTGGCCCCGGAGCGGGACCTGTCTCGCAACCCGGTGTTCCAGATCGGCTTCGCCCTGCAGAACGCCCAGCGCAAGCCGTTCACCCTGACCGGGATCGAGGTCGAGCGGTTCCCGACGCCATGGGCGAGTTCGGCGTTCGACCTGTCGCTGCACCTGCTGGACCGGCCGGACGGTTCGGTGGTCGCGCAGCTGCTGTTCCCCACCGCGCTGTTCGGCCAGGCCCGCATCCAGCGGGTCGCGGCCCACTTCGTGCGACTGCTGGCCGGGGTCGCCGCCGACCCGACCGCCCCGGTGGGCCGCGTCGACCTCCTCGACGACGCCGACCGCAGGCAGCTGGTCGAGTGGAACGCCACGACCGCGGCCACTCCAGCGTCGAACCTGCCCGAGCTGGTCGCCGCCCAGGCCGCGGCCACGCCGGACGCGATCGCCGTGGTGACCGACGAGGAGGAACTCACATACGCCGACCTGGCCGCCTGGGTCGACGCGCTGACCAACCACCTCATCGCGCGCGGGGTCGGTGCCGAGACGCCGGTGGGTGTGGCGCTGCACCGCGGGTCGGACCTGGTGGTCGCGCTGCTCGCGGTGCTCGCCGCGGGCGGGATCTACGTGCCGCTGCCAGTGGACCACCCGGCCGAGCGGCTGGCGGTCATGGCCGAGGACGCGGGTGTGGCGCTGGTGCTGACCGTGGAGTCGCTGCGGGACCGGGTGCTGTCGGTGCCGGTGGTCGCCATGGACACCGACGCGTACACCATCCTCGGTGCCTGCCCCGCCGACCGGCCGGTGATCAGCGAGGACAACGCCGCCTACGTCATGTTCACCTCCGGCTCCACCGGCCGCCCCAAGGGCGTGGTGATCACCCACGCGGGGATCCGCAACCGGGTGCTGTGGGCCGTGGACCGGTACCGGCTGGGCGCGCGGGACCGGGTGCTGCAGAAGACCACGATCGGGTTCGACGCGTCGGTGTGGGAGTTCCTGTCGCCGCTGGTGTCCGGCGGCGCGGTCGTGATGGCCCCGGAAGGCGCGCACCGCGACCCGACGGCGATGCTGCGCGCGGTCGCCGACCATGACGTGACCGTGCTGCAGGTGGTGCCGTCGATCCTGCGGTTGCTG from Alloactinosynnema sp. L-07 includes:
- a CDS encoding copper resistance CopC family protein yields the protein MTRTARALLIAVALVLATATPALAHNSLKSSTPAAGATLDAAPAAVALTFAEALTPATTTVTITGPDGAAAAGAVQVAGVTATVPFTPTVAGAYKVAYKVTGHDGDATSNSYTFTLSPAAIPTTTTPPPTTTTTLAPTTVAPTTQPATQPVAAETESTPWWPWAIGGLVVLLAGGGIVALRRRSA
- a CDS encoding VOC family protein; this translates as MSGRVVHFEIPFDDGDRARAFYQEVFGWQIQEMPEMNYTMVSTGPSGEQGPTESGYINGGMMARAGGQWSPTPVLVVDVASIDDALTEVGKRGGKTVTEKMAVGDMGFAAYFTDPEGNVMGLWETAKA
- a CDS encoding SRPBCC family protein, producing the protein MEPTISRSKTIAVGADVVWGLVSDLPNMGRFSPENVGGHWVDGTGPAVGARFRGTNRNGEREWHTNATVVECVPERLLTFDVRSPFGVRVSRWSYVLEPTATGCVLTENWYRVGSWFIRRFLGPKVTGRTDRPGFNTHSIDYTLAAVKAFAENSGQVVGTLSTGQPESTVDES
- a CDS encoding sensor histidine kinase; translation: MSVPAQPPTRSWSPWASRADAAAVLGTARQIADDLSDGLAGTRVRQVARGVRKLLDVEGVALADLSGQPVWSGKAAPVDRVAALMQEVMHTETRAGRSPLLVLPLHVHDELAGVLIIFGAGRASAIREVAEWIVAALERARLEASAEYAAQAELRALRAEISPHFVYNALTVIASLVHSDPERSRELMLDFADYNRYSLASHGEFTTLADEFHAIETYLALQRAVLGDRLRVQIRVAPEVLAVTIPYLVLQPLVENAVRHGIEPRAGDGVVQVRGEAEGNDCVISVEDDGVGMDPAVAEAILAGHGRAGSIGLANVDRRLRNVYGAWYGLVVETAPEAGTRIVVRVPVFQPGVTR
- the acs gene encoding acetate--CoA ligase, producing the protein MDSQTLANLMDERRTFAPSAQFRASANATAQLYAEADTDRDAFWATQARRLSWATEWSQVLDWSDAPFAKWFVGGTLNVAYNCVDRHVEAGLGDRVAIHWEGEGADTRTITYRDLRQEVSRTANGLASLGLVAGDRVAIQLPMIPEAVFAMLACARLGLVHSVVFGGFSPTALRSRIDDAQARVLITADGQFRRGGAVPMKAGVDEALADTPSIEHVVVVRRTGSTVDWTEGRDLWWHDLVDHQPDTHTPQAFDAEHPLFILYTSGTTGNPKGILHTSGGYLTQAAYTHNVVFDFKPETDVYWCTADIGWVTGHSYIVYGPLANGATQVIYEGTPDTPHQGRHWEIIQKYGVSVYYTAPTLIRTFMKWGDSIPAEYDLTSLRVLGSVGEPINPEAWMWYREHVGDDRCPIVDTWWQTETGAMMISPLPGVTSTKPGSAQRALPGISATVVDDSGTPVGPGGGGYLVLDKPWPAMLRGIWGDEDRFRETYWSRFADQGFYFAGDGAKYDADGDIWLLGRVDDVMNVSGHRISTTEVESALVSHPSVAEAAVVGAADETTGQGIVAFVILRGGAEGAVQELRDHVAKEIGPIAKPRQVLVVPELPKTRSGKIMRRLLRDIAENREVGDTTTLADSSVMDQIAKGLS
- a CDS encoding TauD/TfdA family dioxygenase, whose protein sequence is MDATSDVAIALADSGPESTLPLVLSAGQAGMSLASYLAAERETVRSRLRTTGAVLLRGFEVGGVDGFDRVVRALSGTPLTYAERSSPRSTIKGQVYTSTDYPPSEEIFLHNENSYQATWPLTLFFYCMQPPMTLGSTPLADIRQVYAAIDPAVRDEFARRGWMVVRNFIAGVGVPWQQAFNTEDRAQVEAYCARTGVEVEWVGRTGLRTRARRQAVHTHPVTGETVWFNHLAFFHVTTLAEDVCAGLREMFDEADLPTNTYYGDGAPIPDEVVAHLRDCYRAAQRRFDWRLDDVLVVDNMLAAHGREPFTGPRKIAVAMAEPSA
- a CDS encoding glycoside hydrolase family 125 protein; translated protein: MARLRPELLATVAERITAAMGGEQVAQAVTRFLTNTAETTVSEQPDGTTYVITGDIPAMWLRDSAAQLRPLLYLVEEAPELVKLLTGLLLRQWRYITIDPYANAFNLEPNGRGHHSDRTKMDPIVWERKFEIDSLTYGIDFAYLLWKATGSTDWCESTFRTAARRIVDTFTVEQDHETRSHYRFRRGGWFAHGRNTLGRFGKGRLTKPTGLVWSGFRPSDDACDLGFNIPGNFYAARAMRQLGEIARELLDDDALAADADRLHREMTAGLAAHATVTGPRGTKVYAYEVDGFGRSVLLDDANVPSLLSLPYLGCVDALDPVYVATREFLLSPDNPYYFDGTAAAGIGSPHTPSNYVWPIALSVQGLTATTKQEQEDILALLLATTGGTGMMHESFDVNNPNRFTREWFSWANSMFCELALVHCGFRLAGGQSPDYLP